TCGCGCGCCTGCCTTCGCTTGCGGCGATGGAAACGTTCGTGTCCGCGGGCCTGCCGGTCATCGCGAGCATCAAGGTGAAACCGGGCGAGCTCGACGGCTCGCCATATCCGAGCACCGACGGCCATCTGCTCGTGGTGCGCGGCTTCACCGCGGACGGCGATGTCATCGTCAACGATCCGTACGGCGAACCGGGATCCATTCGGAGGATCTACAAACGCGCGCAATTCGAGCGCGTGTGGCAAGACGGCTCGCACGGCGCGGTCTATCTCATCGGTCCGGCAGACGTCTTGTAGCAGGGCAACTGTACTAGGGCAAGCAGCGCTTGCCCATCTAGTTGTAGGGGCCGACTTTTATGGTCGGCCCCGCTTGCCCATTCTATTATTGTAGGAGGGTGAGCAACGCTCACCCATTTTTTGGGCAAGCGATGCTTGCCCTAGTACGGATGCCCCAGTACGGATGCCCTCCAAAGGTCAGACCGGTTGGGGGCCGAGGCCTTTGCGCGCGAGCGCCGTGTTCACGATAAGCCCGGGCAGCATATCGCAGAAGATTCTATTGACAGCCGCGATGCGCGCGCGCTCGGTGGCATCGACATCGTTCCCGGTCAAGAGCGATTGACTGAGCGTGAGCCGGTAGGGGAGCTCGTTCGCGGCGGACATGGCCTCGTCGTAGATCGCCCGGCAAAGCGCCGCATAGCGCGGATCGGAAATCGCGGGTTTGCAATCGCGCCACCAAACTTCCAACCAGTCGGGTGACGTGGCCATCGTCCGGTAATCGCCGCTGACGAACGGCGCTCCGGTCACCGCCTTCAGATCTTCGAAAATAGTTCGGACGCGCAGCGGAGCTTCACCCTCCTCTACGGCCGGCATCGCGAGCGTCCGATAGTCGTAGCCGATGTCGTCTGAATCGCCCGGATGCCGGGGACCAGGACTGCCGACGCCGCCGACGGTTTCACCCGCCAATGCGCCGTCGACGGCGAGAGCGACGATCAACAACTTGGGATTGACTTGACGGAACAGATCGGCGATGTCGCGCATCCTGCGAAGGTCGCCTTCGCTGAGATTGCGTGCGTGCAACAGCGCTGCATGGTCGGCCACCGGCCAGGTCGCGATGCCGCTTTCGGCCAGCGCGGCGATCCGCCGCGCGCGTTCGACGAATGACGCCGCGAGAAGGCTCGGCCGGAGGCGGCGCCAGACGACGTCCAAGAATTTCGGTGACGTGGCATACGCTTGGAATATCCCGTTCACGATCGGCATGCGCAGCGATGCCTTCACATTGCGAAAAGCCTCGCGCACGCGCTCATCGTCGACTTCGTTCTCGCGGACGAACCGCACGAGCACGCTCAAGCCGGCGCCTGCGCGCGGGCCGGCACGTCGGTCTTGAGATGAAGTTCGCGTAAGAGCGCCGCCGGTACGGGGGCCGGCGCTTCGACCATCAGATCCTGGAAGCGCTGATTCTTCGGAAACGCTATGACTTCGCGGATGGAATCCGCCCCGACCATGATTTGGATGATGCGGTCCACGCCGAGCGCGATGCCCCCGTGGGGCGGCGCGCCGTAGGCGAACGCTTCGAGCAAGAATCCGAAGCGCTGCTTCACTTCTTCGTCGGTATAGCCGAGCATCGCAAATATCTTCTTCTGCAGTACGGGGTCGTGGATGCGCAGCGATCCGCTGCCAAGCTCCGTACCGTTGAGCACGATGTCGTAGTGCTGCGCGCGAATCGAGAGCGGATCCCCGCTGAGGTCTTCGCTTCCTAGCGCGGGCGCCGTGAACGGATGATGTGTCGACGTGATCGCGCCGGTGTCCGCATCTTTCTCGAACAACGGGAAGTCGAGGACCCAGCAGAACTCGAAGCGATGCGGATCTCGCAAGCCTTTTCCTTCACCGACATGTAGCCGCAGTTTCCCCGCGAGCGATCGCGCCGTGTCGGGCTCGTCGGCGACCAGCAACACCGCGTCACCGTTCTTCGCACCGCCGGCGCGCCGGACGGCTTCCAGCGCCGTTTCGGTGAGCGCGACCTTCGGCAGCGACGACTTCACGCCGTCGTCTGCAAGGGCGATCCATGCCAATCCCTTGCACCCAAGCGCTTGCGCTTCCGTGACGAGCGCATCGAACTCACGGCGAGAACGCGTTGCGCCGCCCTCGTCCACGAATCCGACGATGGAATTGCCGGCCGCCAGCGCCGAGGCGAATACCTTGAATTCGGTGCCGGCAAACGCAGCGCCGAAATCCTCGAGCTCCATACCAAATCGAATGTCCGGTTTGTCGCTTCCGTAGCGCGCCATCGCCTCCGCGTGTGAAAAACGCGGGAACGGAAGCGCGACGGGCACGTCGATCGATTTCTCGAACATGGCGCGCAGCATGCCTTCGACGACGGTGATGACATCTTCTTGCGTCGGAAACGTCATCTCCAAGTCGATCTGCGTGAATTCAGGCTGGCGGTCGGCTCGCGAGTCCTCGTCGCGAAAGCAACGGGCGATTTGAAAGTAACGGTGAAATCCGCCGACCATCAGCAGCTGTTTGAACAATTGCGGCGATTGCGGCAGTGCGTAGAACTCGCCCGGATGCAGCCGGCTCGGCACGAGGAAATCGCGCGCGCCTTCGGGCGTCTGCTTGATGAGCATCGGCGTTTCGATCTCGAGAAAACCGAGTCCGTCGAGATGATCGCGGACCGCTTTGATCGCACGGTGGCGCAGCGCGATATTGCGCTGCATGTGCGGGCGGCGCAGGTCGACGTAGCGGTATTTCATGCGCAAGCTCTCGTCCACGTCGACGTCGCCCTGCACCGGAAACGGTGGCGTAAGCGACCGGTTGAGCACTGCCACGTCCGTTGCGGCGATTTCTATCTCGCCCGTGGCCAGTTTCTTGTTTTCCGTGCCGGGCGGACGGCGTCTGACGAGGCCGCGCACCGCGATCACGTCTTCGGCACGCAACGTCGCGGCGGTGGCTGTGGCAGCAGCCGCCGCGCTCGGATCGAAGACCGTCTGCGTGATCCCGAAACGGTCGCGCACGTCGATGAAGATGAGTCCGCCATGGTCGCGCGAGCGCGCGACCCACCCGCGGATCTCCGCGGTGCGGCCTTCCTGAAGTCCCGTGAGCTCGCCGCAGTGGGCGCGGAGAGCGCTGTCGTCGGTCAAGATCTCGTTGCTCCGTCGGCGTTGCGCAGTGCGCGTTTCACGCCGGTCAAATAGTGATATTGGTATGCGATCTGGCGCGCGAAGTACGGCCACGAGTTCTTGCGCGGAATCTCTTCGGACGCACCGGCACGTTCGATCGCCCTGCGGACGGGCGCGACCGCTCGGAGCAGCGAGTGAAGCGCGAGCGAGACGGGCGTCATGCCGAGATTCGCCATCACCGTGATTTCCGGATGTTTGCGGTAGAAGCGTACCGTTGAGACGCCGGCGAGTTCGCTTCTCCCGATCTGCTCGGCGAACGGCACGGGATGCCAATGATAGTTGACGGCGTCAGGGTCGTAGCGCAATTCGACCCCGCTTTTCTCCAACCGGTAGCCGAGCTCGAGATCTTCGTGCCCGTAACCCGTGAACGATTCGTCGAACTTGCCGACCGCTTCGACGTCGTCGCGCCGGACGGAAGCGTTGCCCGTCAAGAAATAAAGCCATGAGAGGCGCGTGCGCGACCGCGGATGCAGCGGTCGGCGTATTTCTGGTCGCTCTCTCTGGGCACGGTAATCGGCGAGCGAACGCACTTGCAGCTCGCAGCCGACCACCGCGATGCGTTTGCCCTTCGCCGCACGATGGCCGGCGAGGTGGCGCTCCAGCAGTTGCGGGGACGCGAGGATGTCGGCGTCGGTGAACATGACTACCGGCGCGTTCGCCGCGGCGATGCCCGCGTTGCGGGCCGCGGCTCGCCCGGAATACGCACCGGGCAGATGCCGGACACGTCCGGCATCCAGGCCTGCTGAAAGGTCGCGCAGATACGCGTCGGTTCCGTCGGTGCTCTTGGAGTCCGCGACGATGATCTCGTACGCGGAAGCGTCGAGCGTCTGCGCGAGCAGCGTCGGCAACACTTCGGCAAGCGTATCGATGCGGTTGTACGTCGGTATGACGACGGATATATCCATTCGGCGTTTTGGTTTTATGAAGGGATGGGTGAGCGATGATGGCGGCCGGTCACCGGCCGCGAAGGCGAAGCACCGCGTTGACGATGTCCTCGACGAGCGGCGCAGGGTCTGCGCCATCTGGAGGCTTGCACAAAAGGGCGCTCGGGACCCGCCACGGCGCCCACTCTTGCGAACTCAATCGATAATAACGGTGCTCGAACGCGACCACGACGGGCACGTTCATTGCTGCAGCGACGTGCGTGGCGCCGGTGTCGACGGTCGCGACGACCGAACATCGCGCGATGCATGCCGCCCATTGCAGCACCGTGACGCCGCCCACCCAGGTCACGGCGGACCCCATTTCCGCCGACTGCAGAACACGGGCTTGGTCGGCGACGTCGTCACCAAACGTGATCACAACCGGACTTGCCTCGGCGGCGAGCCGCTCGATGACTGTGCGGGTAGCCGCCAATCCGAAGTTCGGTTCGAACCAGCGAGGCGAAAGGCAGACGCAGACCGCTCCGGCCGGCACGCGCGCCTGCGCGAACGCTTGGTCCTCGGGCCCGGTGATGAGCACCAACTCATCGTTAATCGCCGTGCCGCCGGCGAGCGAGACCAGCGCTTGCACTTGCCGGACTTCGTGAGCGACTGGACGGTCGGGGTAACGATCGGCAAGATCCGGATCCGCATCCGACAACGCGTGCGAAGTCAAGAGAAAGTTCGCCGCGACGCGCGAGATGTAACGGCGCCGATAGACGTACCCTATGCGCTTCGGGGCGCACGTCCACGAAGTCAGCATGTGATCCGGCGCGCGCGGAGCAAGCGCGACCGCGATGTCCGCATTTTCTCCGAGCGTGCGCATGATCGCGCGCGCCTTCGCGGGCGCGACGGCACGGGCCAGTACGTGCACCGCATCCACGTCGGGGCTGTGGCGCATCACCGGTTCGGTGTAATCGTTGACGACTATTTCGATCCGCGCGTTTGGCCAAGAACGGCGGAACGACGCGACGGTCGGCGTCGTCAGCACGAGATCGCCGACCCGATCCGTGCGCACGAGCAGGATCTTTCGGTAAGCCGCGGCCGGCTTGCCGGCGAAGCTCACCGCGCCCGGTCCGCTCGAGCGAGCTCGTCGTAATATGCAGCCCGCGCGAGCCGTGACGCTGCCCAACGCTGCAGCGCTGTCGCCGGTTCGGCCGCTTCGCCGCTCGCGCTTTTGCCTGCGATGCGTTCGAGCATTTGCGGCCACCGTAGCGAGCGGGCGACGCCGCTCCACCAAACGTTCGCCGCCGACTGGCCCGTGGCGAGCCGTACCCGCCAATGCGGATGCTTGCGCGCGAATTGCACGGCGGTGCGCGCTTGCGCGCGCGCCTGCTTGATCATGCCTGCGAATGCCTTCGGCGCCGCCGGCGGTTTGAAGTGGAACACGAGCGCGTCGCGCGCCAGAATCGAAGGCACTCCCATGCGCCGCAAGCGGTAGCCAAGCTCGAGATCTTCCCAACCGTACTCGGAGAAGCGTTCGTCGAAACCGCCCGCTTCGCGCACGAGCGCGAGCGGCGCCGACACGTTCGTCGTCCAAAAATACGCCCCGGAATAGTTGCGCCACGAATAGCGCGCGGGCGGCAGGGAGTCGAACGAGGTGACGTTGATGACGCCGCCGCGGCAGATCGCGCGCGGATGATCGTTGTGAAAGCGCACGTGCGCGGACAAGAGCCCGGGCGTCGCAAGCACGTCGTCGTCCATGAACATGATCACGTCGCCGCGCGCACGAGCGATGCCGACGTTGCGGCCGCGCGCGAGCCCGGCATTGTTCTGACGCACGACATGCAGGGCACACGGCGGCCGAAAGCCGCGTATGACGTGCTCGTAGGTGCCGTCGGTCGAACCATCGTCGACGAGCACGATCTCATAACTGGCGGGGTCGAGGTCTTGCGCGAACAGCGCGTCCATCACCTGGCCGAGCAGCGCGCGGCGGTTGTACGTACAGATCTGCACGGTGATGAGGGGAGCCGCTTTTTTCAATTTCGTCGCGGCGGACTTCTCAACGCCCGACGGATATCCTTGACTCCCGGCTGCTAGTTATCGCACTGCCGAAGAGGTTCAGTCGGCGTCGGTGTCGGCGTTGGCACGGGTGTGTTGAAATTGAAATCGGTGAAGCTCGACGTGCCGAGCGCGTGGATGTGGTGCAAGGTTATCTGCGACATCTGCTTTGTGACGACACGATAACCGTTGACCTTCTCGTAGAGCTGATCGAGGACGACGTGATCGCCGGCATTGTGATAGAACCATTCGATGTGCGGGATTTCTCCCGACTCAGCGACCGTGACATCGATATGGTCCACTTCGCCGCGGATCTTGCGCACCATGTGCAGCAGATGACCGGACGAGCGCTGCTCGACGGCGATGGTATAGCAATGCGGCCAGCGGTTCGCATCGAGGGTCGCCCCTTCGATCTTCGAGATGCCGTTCAAGTACCATGGCACGTGATCGAGATCGACGATCGTGAGGCCCGGGCGCGAATAGTATTGCATCCCGTTCAAGACCGGATGCAGATAGGGGAAATTCGTCTGCCTGATATCGAGCACCGCGTGAGCGGCATACGAAGTCATCGTCGGCTCGCGGCCGACGACCGTTGCGATGATTGCCTGTAACGATTGATCTTTTGCCGGTGTCGCGGTTGGGGCGGCCTTGTCTGCGATCGCCGGCGCGCCGATCGCCACGGCGAGGCAAGCCAGAAATGCGAGGAGCGAGGTCCGGAGGAGACGCGAAACCGCGAGACGATCAAAATTCATCTTCATTATCTAGTTAACGTCAAACGGGGCCATTTGTGTTGAATATTCGTCATTCCTCACTAATCATTAACCGGCCGGCTGGGAACCGACGGTGAGCCGCCAGGCTGCATGGCTCTTTCAGCAGCGGCAACGATGTCCCGCGAATCGAGCGCACGCACGCACGCGTAGTCCGGACACGTTTCGATCAAATCCCGTTTCGGACAACTATACCGTGCCCGTACGAGCGCAACGCGCGGACCTAGCGGCCGCCAACGGTCCGGAAAGTCGACTTGCAATGGGAAGACGCCGACCGTCGGCGCGCCGACGGCGGCCGCGATATGCATGGGGCCGCTATGCATCGAGACCACGTATTTCGCGCGTTTCGCGACCGCAGCAAAGCTGCCGAGCGATGTGAGCCCTGCGATCGTCGGCGAACCCAAATCCTTGGACAGCGCGCGCGCGATCGGCGCATCGGTGGGAGACCCGCACGTGATCACCGGCCAGCCGAAGCGCCGCTGCAGCGCATCGGCGCCGGCGAGCCAACCCTCAAGTGGCCACACCTGGCGTTTCGTCGACCACGAACATGTCGCGTGGAGCAGGGCGAACGACTCGCCGATGCCCGCGTCGGCCAACAGCGCGTCCGCGGCGGCGGATTCTTCCGGTCTGATCGGAAACAGCGGAAGCTCATCGCTCGTCTCGCACCCCAAGGCCAGCGCGTAATTCAATAAGATCGTGCTCCAGTGCGTCTTCGTATCGCCCTGTTCGGAGACGACCGGAACGCGGTGCGTGAACAGCGGCGAATAGTTGCGCCGGCTCTGGCCGACCCGCATTGGAATCCGGGCAAGCCACGGCAGCAATGCGGTGCGAGTGGTCGCCCATGTCACCACGGCGGCGTTGTAGTCCCGTTCGCGGATATCGCCTGTCATTTGAAGCAGCGATCCCTGATCGACCAGCACATCCGAGATGTGCGGGTTGCGGCTCAACACGTCGAGATGCCCCGCTTTCGTCAGCGCATCGACCGTTTCGTATTTGTTCTTCAGCGCCGCGGCGACCATCGAGGCG
The Candidatus Eremiobacteraceae bacterium DNA segment above includes these coding regions:
- a CDS encoding glycosyltransferase family 9 protein; amino-acid sequence: MPHNRALLICAGGGIGDTLLASMVAAALKNKYETVDALTKAGHLDVLSRNPHISDVLVDQGSLLQMTGDIRERDYNAAVVTWATTRTALLPWLARIPMRVGQSRRNYSPLFTHRVPVVSEQGDTKTHWSTILLNYALALGCETSDELPLFPIRPEESAAADALLADAGIGESFALLHATCSWSTKRQVWPLEGWLAGADALQRRFGWPVITCGSPTDAPIARALSKDLGSPTIAGLTSLGSFAAVAKRAKYVVSMHSGPMHIAAAVGAPTVGVFPLQVDFPDRWRPLGPRVALVRARYSCPKRDLIETCPDYACVRALDSRDIVAAAERAMQPGGSPSVPSRPVND
- a CDS encoding glycosyltransferase family 9 protein; this encodes MSFAGKPAAAYRKILLVRTDRVGDLVLTTPTVASFRRSWPNARIEIVVNDYTEPVMRHSPDVDAVHVLARAVAPAKARAIMRTLGENADIAVALAPRAPDHMLTSWTCAPKRIGYVYRRRYISRVAANFLLTSHALSDADPDLADRYPDRPVAHEVRQVQALVSLAGGTAINDELVLITGPEDQAFAQARVPAGAVCVCLSPRWFEPNFGLAATRTVIERLAAEASPVVITFGDDVADQARVLQSAEMGSAVTWVGGVTVLQWAACIARCSVVATVDTGATHVAAAMNVPVVVAFEHRYYRLSSQEWAPWRVPSALLCKPPDGADPAPLVEDIVNAVLRLRGR
- a CDS encoding glycosyltransferase is translated as MDISVVIPTYNRIDTLAEVLPTLLAQTLDASAYEIIVADSKSTDGTDAYLRDLSAGLDAGRVRHLPGAYSGRAAARNAGIAAANAPVVMFTDADILASPQLLERHLAGHRAAKGKRIAVVGCELQVRSLADYRAQRERPEIRRPLHPRSRTRLSWLYFLTGNASVRRDDVEAVGKFDESFTGYGHEDLELGYRLEKSGVELRYDPDAVNYHWHPVPFAEQIGRSELAGVSTVRFYRKHPEITVMANLGMTPVSLALHSLLRAVAPVRRAIERAGASEEIPRKNSWPYFARQIAYQYHYLTGVKRALRNADGATRS
- a CDS encoding halocarboxylic acid dehydrogenase DehI family protein, whose product is MLVRFVRENEVDDERVREAFRNVKASLRMPIVNGIFQAYATSPKFLDVVWRRLRPSLLAASFVERARRIAALAESGIATWPVADHAALLHARNLSEGDLRRMRDIADLFRQVNPKLLIVALAVDGALAGETVGGVGSPGPRHPGDSDDIGYDYRTLAMPAVEEGEAPLRVRTIFEDLKAVTGAPFVSGDYRTMATSPDWLEVWWRDCKPAISDPRYAALCRAIYDEAMSAANELPYRLTLSQSLLTGNDVDATERARIAAVNRIFCDMLPGLIVNTALARKGLGPQPV
- a CDS encoding glycosyltransferase family A protein; protein product: MKKAAPLITVQICTYNRRALLGQVMDALFAQDLDPASYEIVLVDDGSTDGTYEHVIRGFRPPCALHVVRQNNAGLARGRNVGIARARGDVIMFMDDDVLATPGLLSAHVRFHNDHPRAICRGGVINVTSFDSLPPARYSWRNYSGAYFWTTNVSAPLALVREAGGFDERFSEYGWEDLELGYRLRRMGVPSILARDALVFHFKPPAAPKAFAGMIKQARAQARTAVQFARKHPHWRVRLATGQSAANVWWSGVARSLRWPQMLERIAGKSASGEAAEPATALQRWAASRLARAAYYDELARADRAR
- the aspS gene encoding aspartate--tRNA ligase is translated as MTDDSALRAHCGELTGLQEGRTAEIRGWVARSRDHGGLIFIDVRDRFGITQTVFDPSAAAAATATAATLRAEDVIAVRGLVRRRPPGTENKKLATGEIEIAATDVAVLNRSLTPPFPVQGDVDVDESLRMKYRYVDLRRPHMQRNIALRHRAIKAVRDHLDGLGFLEIETPMLIKQTPEGARDFLVPSRLHPGEFYALPQSPQLFKQLLMVGGFHRYFQIARCFRDEDSRADRQPEFTQIDLEMTFPTQEDVITVVEGMLRAMFEKSIDVPVALPFPRFSHAEAMARYGSDKPDIRFGMELEDFGAAFAGTEFKVFASALAAGNSIVGFVDEGGATRSRREFDALVTEAQALGCKGLAWIALADDGVKSSLPKVALTETALEAVRRAGGAKNGDAVLLVADEPDTARSLAGKLRLHVGEGKGLRDPHRFEFCWVLDFPLFEKDADTGAITSTHHPFTAPALGSEDLSGDPLSIRAQHYDIVLNGTELGSGSLRIHDPVLQKKIFAMLGYTDEEVKQRFGFLLEAFAYGAPPHGGIALGVDRIIQIMVGADSIREVIAFPKNQRFQDLMVEAPAPVPAALLRELHLKTDVPARAQAPA